In Deinococcus irradiatisoli, the genomic stretch GCTGGCAATCCAGCCGGTCATGACCTCGGCGGGCGTCTGCTGCCCGGCGGCGATGTTCTCGGCCACCGAGCGCCACAGGTAGCCGGTGGCGGTGATGCGCTGATCGAAGGTGCGCCCGTCCAGGCTGGTGTGGCTGAAGTAGTTGTGAGCGGCCATGTCCTCGGCGTGCGCCTGGGCCGAGGCAGCCAGCAGGGCGTTCCAGGTCAGCGGAGCCGAGGGCGCGTAGGCCACACCGCCGCAGCTGCCGCCCTGCGCGCGGGCCACATTCACCAGCCGCAGCACTTCGGCAGCGAACGTGCTGCTTGCCGGCGCGGGAGCAGGAGCCGGTGCAGGTG encodes the following:
- a CDS encoding CAP domain-containing protein; protein product: MLRLVNVARAQGGSCGGVAYAPSAPLTWNALLAASAQAHAEDMAAHNYFSHTSLDGRTFDQRITATGYLWRSVAENIAAGQQTPAEVMTGWIASTGHCKNIFNPVLKELGVGYATGGTYGKYWVQDFGTPR